From Cricetulus griseus strain 17A/GY chromosome 1 unlocalized genomic scaffold, alternate assembly CriGri-PICRH-1.0 chr1_0, whole genome shotgun sequence, a single genomic window includes:
- the LOC100755335 gene encoding arylamine N-acetyltransferase 1 codes for MDIEAYFERIGYKNSANKLDLTTLTEVLQHQMRTVPFENLNMHCGEAMDLGLEATFDHIVRKKRGGWCLQVNHLLYWALTKMGFETTMLGGYVYIVPVSKYSSEMIHLLVQVTISDRNYIVDAAYGGSYQMWEPVELASGKDQPQVPAIFRLTEENETWYLDQIRREQYVPNQEFVNSDLLEKNTYRKIYSFTLEPRTIEDFEYANSYLQVSPVSVFVNTSFCSLQTSEGVCCLIGSTIARRKFSYKENVDLVEFKNVSEEEIEDVLKTAFGVSLERKFVPKNGNLSFSI; via the coding sequence ATGGACATCGAAGCGTATTTTGAAAGGATTGGTTATAAGAACTCAGCCAATAAATTGGACTTGACCACACTAACTGAAGTTCTTCAGCACCAGATGCGAACAGTTCCTTTTGAAAATCTTAACATGCATTGTGGAGAAGCCATGGATCTGGGCTTAGAGGCTACTTTTGACCACAtagtgaggaagaagaggggtgggTGGTGTCTCCAGGTTAATCATCTCCTGTACTGGGCTCTGACCAAAATGGGCTTTGAAACCACAATGTTGGGAGGATATGTTTACATAGTTCCAGTCAGTAAATACAGCAGTGAGATGATTCACCTTCTAGTGCAGGTGACCATCAGTGACAGGAACTACATTGTTGATGCTGCCTATGGAGGCTCCTACCAGATGTGGGAGCCTGTGGAATTAGCATCAGGGAAGGACCAGCCTCAGGTGCCTGCCATCTTCCGTTTGACAGAAGAGAACGAAACCTGGTACTTGGACCAAATCAGAAGAGAGCAGTATGTTCCAAACCAAGAATTTGTTAACTCGGACCTCCTTGAGAAGAACACATATCGAAAGATCTATTCTTTTACTCTTGAGCCCCGCACTATTGAGGATTTTGAATATGCAAATTCCTACCTTCAGGTGTCTCCAGTATCTGTGTTTGTAAACACATCATTTTGTTCCTTGCAAACCTCAGAAGGGGTTTGCTGTTTAATAGGCTCCACTATTGCAAGGAGGAAATTTAGTTATAAGGAAAATGTAGATCTGGTGGAGTTTAAGAATGTGAGTGAGGAAGAAATAGAAGATGTACTGAAAACGGCATTTGGTGTTTCTTTAGAGAGAAAGTTTGTGCCCAAAAATGGTAACCTGTCTTTTAGTATTTAG